One Peptostreptococcus equinus genomic window carries:
- a CDS encoding metal ABC transporter permease, with protein sequence MLQFDFMRRALVAGFLLSIMIPLIGVVLVNRKTSMLGDALSHTSLAGVGMGLILGFDPVMGAIIICIVSAFAIEAIRKKFPQYGDMATAVIMSTGLGLAAILSDFAPGGNNFESYLFGSISSVTNQDLINVSIVALLVFFISLVYYGALLDISIDVNLARIAGVKVKRINSMITFLAAITVAMACKIVGALLVASLIVLPVATSLIIARSYKQTMLLSIILGVLYTMMGIVISYHFDLKPGGAIVINSVVGMIIVVVYKKIRYSYLDKFLI encoded by the coding sequence ATGCTACAATTTGATTTTATGAGAAGAGCTTTAGTGGCAGGTTTTTTACTTTCTATAATGATTCCATTAATAGGAGTGGTTTTAGTAAATAGAAAAACATCTATGCTAGGAGATGCTTTATCGCATACATCACTTGCAGGAGTTGGTATGGGACTAATATTAGGATTTGATCCAGTAATGGGTGCAATAATAATATGTATAGTATCTGCCTTTGCTATTGAGGCTATTAGAAAGAAGTTTCCACAATATGGTGATATGGCAACAGCTGTTATAATGAGTACGGGTTTAGGTTTGGCAGCAATTTTATCAGATTTTGCACCAGGTGGTAATAATTTTGAATCTTATCTTTTTGGTAGTATATCATCTGTTACAAATCAAGATTTAATAAATGTATCTATAGTAGCATTACTAGTATTTTTTATTTCTCTAGTATATTATGGTGCATTACTTGATATATCTATTGATGTTAATTTGGCAAGAATTGCAGGAGTAAAGGTAAAAAGAATAAATTCTATGATTACTTTTTTAGCTGCAATTACTGTGGCTATGGCTTGTAAAATTGTCGGAGCTTTGCTTGTAGCATCTCTAATAGTATTGCCAGTTGCTACGAGTTTAATAATAGCTAGAAGTTATAAACAGACTATGTTATTATCAATAATATTAGGAGTTTTATACACTATGATGGGTATTGTTATATCTTATCATTTTGATTTAAAACCAGGAGGAGCAATAGTAATAAATTCAGTAGTAGGAATGATAATAGTAGTGGTATATAAAAAAATTAGATATTCTTATTTAGATAAGTTTTTAATTTAG
- a CDS encoding metal ABC transporter substrate-binding protein, which yields MKKKLRLIFSLVLLIISISFVSACSNSSDNKINKPVVYTSFYPIHDLVSQVAGDTIEVRNFMPLDKNPHLWEPTPKDLQRLKDADALFVNGANMEHWVDQVHKNLPDLKIVRLSDSIKLISYKGAAVMGDFQYMAQQIADKDKKYKIDFGHTHEDILRVGFIDNSKNMSREELIKKGKKMMDRKGEIVHQKHNIDVKDGTVYAIEMGHEHGEVYYQLPKSGNWVFISDRISEPLLPYTLQDREKNEDLKVQKLLENSTSGADKITYDPHSWLSLVNAKSYLNSIKNTLSHLYPDNSRQYNKNKVRLVDKLTDLELEYKDKFSRLDRKDFVVTHYAYEYLARDFSLRQFPLQGLVSTEAPSLKTIKKAIDFANYKKINTVFYEYGDDPKSAVSLAEEIHGQAIGLTSMEYETDQMNKNNGHYQDIMKYNLEVLYKSLKEE from the coding sequence ATGAAAAAAAAGTTGAGATTGATATTTTCATTAGTACTATTAATAATATCTATATCATTTGTAAGTGCTTGTAGTAACAGTAGTGATAATAAGATAAATAAACCAGTTGTTTATACTTCCTTTTACCCAATACATGACTTGGTCAGTCAAGTAGCTGGAGATACAATCGAGGTAAGAAATTTCATGCCTTTAGATAAGAATCCACATCTTTGGGAACCAACGCCAAAAGATTTACAAAGGTTAAAAGATGCGGATGCACTTTTTGTGAATGGTGCTAATATGGAGCATTGGGTGGACCAAGTTCATAAGAATTTGCCAGATTTAAAAATTGTAAGATTATCTGATTCTATCAAACTCATTTCATATAAAGGAGCCGCTGTTATGGGTGATTTTCAGTACATGGCCCAACAAATAGCAGATAAAGATAAGAAATATAAGATAGACTTTGGACATACTCATGAAGATATTTTAAGGGTTGGCTTTATTGATAATTCTAAAAATATGTCAAGAGAAGAATTAATTAAAAAAGGTAAAAAAATGATGGATAGAAAGGGGGAAATTGTCCATCAAAAACACAATATAGATGTAAAAGATGGAACAGTATATGCAATAGAAATGGGGCATGAGCATGGTGAAGTATACTATCAACTACCAAAGAGTGGGAATTGGGTATTTATATCTGATAGAATTTCAGAACCATTATTACCGTATACTTTGCAAGATAGAGAAAAAAACGAAGATTTAAAAGTTCAAAAGTTATTAGAAAATTCTACTTCTGGAGCGGATAAAATAACATATGATCCACACTCTTGGTTGTCTCTAGTAAATGCAAAATCATATTTGAATTCTATAAAGAACACATTATCACATTTATATCCTGATAATTCAAGGCAGTACAATAAAAATAAGGTCAGATTAGTAGACAAGCTAACAGATTTAGAATTAGAATACAAGGATAAATTTTCAAGATTGGATAGAAAAGATTTTGTAGTAACTCATTATGCTTATGAATATTTAGCTAGAGATTTTTCACTTAGACAATTTCCACTTCAAGGTTTGGTTTCAACTGAGGCACCTAGTTTAAAAACAATTAAAAAAGCCATAGACTTTGCAAATTATAAAAAGATAAATACTGTTTTTTATGAGTATGGAGATGATCCCAAAAGTGCAGTATCTTTGGCTGAAGAAATTCATGGACAGGCGATTGGACTTACATCTATGGAGTATGAAACTGATCAGATGAATAAAAATAATGGACATTATCAAGATATAATGAAGTATAATTTAGAAGTTTTATATAAATCATTAAAGGAGGAATGA
- a CDS encoding DUF1877 family protein, translating to MYTAEYRQVSNEELNKLIHSEDKLEFLETIDLNDLNSENIETLWDGLHFLFTKKPANSIIKNNPLSVAILGQNIIGDEYISYIDNYSVSLIYKNLKHYDIENALKNVDFEDFIVNEIYPNTWTQDREKMAEDIKYYFYKLKDFYKSSYEKNNNVVVSII from the coding sequence ATGTATACAGCGGAATATAGGCAAGTTAGTAACGAAGAATTAAATAAACTAATACATAGCGAAGATAAATTAGAATTTTTAGAAACAATTGATTTAAACGACCTTAATAGTGAAAATATTGAAACGCTTTGGGATGGATTGCATTTTTTATTTACTAAAAAACCTGCCAATAGTATTATAAAGAACAATCCTTTAAGTGTTGCAATTTTGGGACAGAATATAATTGGAGATGAATACATTAGCTATATTGATAATTACAGTGTTAGTTTAATATACAAAAACTTAAAGCACTATGATATAGAGAATGCTTTGAAAAACGTAGATTTTGAAGATTTTATAGTAAATGAAATATATCCAAATACATGGACTCAAGATAGAGAAAAAATGGCTGAGGACATCAAATATTATTTTTATAAATTAAAAGATTTTTATAAATCATCTTATGAGAAAAACAACAATGTGGTTGTATCTATTATATAA
- a CDS encoding DsbA family oxidoreductase translates to MKIEFFHDVICSYCFPMSARMRKIAERYENIEIIHRSFALAWKDEDYIRQFGSREAVKDKVVSHWHLANENDDEHRMNIEQMKDADFNFPLSRSALIACESARKVGGEIAYWNAFDSIQNKLFVESKNIESDKVLEEAIINAGIDKDKWIKFYKSPSTERDVLKDMELSDKYNINVVPTLIINGDVILAGAQSEIIIENVIKDMLK, encoded by the coding sequence ATGAAAATAGAATTTTTTCACGATGTGATATGTAGTTATTGTTTTCCTATGTCTGCTAGAATGAGAAAAATAGCTGAAAGATATGAAAATATTGAAATTATACATAGATCATTTGCGCTTGCTTGGAAAGATGAAGATTATATAAGGCAATTTGGCTCTAGAGAGGCAGTAAAAGATAAAGTAGTAAGTCATTGGCACTTGGCTAATGAAAACGATGATGAGCATAGAATGAATATAGAACAAATGAAAGATGCCGATTTTAATTTTCCATTGTCTAGGTCGGCACTTATAGCTTGCGAATCAGCTAGAAAAGTAGGTGGAGAAATAGCTTATTGGAATGCTTTTGATTCGATACAAAATAAATTATTTGTAGAAAGTAAAAATATTGAATCAGATAAAGTTCTTGAAGAAGCAATAATAAATGCTGGTATTGATAAAGATAAATGGATAAAATTCTATAAGTCTCCTAGCACTGAAAGGGATGTACTAAAAGATATGGAATTATCTGACAAATACAATATAAACGTAGTGCCAACTCTTATAATAAATGGAGATGTGATTTTAGCTGGTGCCCAATCTGAAATTATAATAGAGAATGTTATAAAGGATATGTTAAAATGA
- a CDS encoding metal ABC transporter ATP-binding protein translates to MNQIEVVDLTFGYTYEKIIDNLNFSLRKGKIATIVGENGSGKSTLLKLILGELKAESGKIIFENINIQDLATYEDIAYVPQLQNFNQISFPITVLEIVVLNLYRDFGFIKIASKSHKNKAIEVLKKLGLEKYIHTPYNELSGGLKQRTMIARALMQDPKLLILDEPTSGVDQKSKIEFLKLIEQINEKNNTTILIVSHELTLLKEHLRIDNCYKMEGGKLIDATI, encoded by the coding sequence ATGAATCAAATTGAAGTAGTAGATCTTACTTTTGGATATACATATGAAAAGATAATAGATAATTTAAATTTTTCTTTGAGAAAAGGTAAAATAGCTACCATAGTAGGAGAAAATGGATCAGGAAAATCTACTTTGCTGAAACTAATATTGGGTGAATTAAAAGCTGAGAGTGGAAAAATAATATTTGAAAATATAAATATACAGGATTTAGCAACATATGAGGATATAGCATATGTACCACAGCTTCAAAATTTCAATCAAATATCATTTCCCATCACAGTATTGGAGATAGTGGTATTAAACCTTTATAGAGATTTTGGATTCATTAAAATAGCATCAAAAAGTCACAAGAATAAGGCTATAGAAGTATTAAAAAAATTAGGATTAGAAAAATATATTCATACACCTTATAATGAATTGTCTGGTGGATTAAAACAAAGAACTATGATTGCAAGAGCTTTAATGCAAGATCCTAAGCTATTAATATTGGACGAACCTACTTCAGGTGTTGATCAAAAAAGTAAGATTGAATTTTTGAAGTTAATAGAGCAAATTAATGAAAAAAATAATACTACTATTCTTATTGTTAGTCATGAACTGACTTTATTGAAAGAGCATTTGAGGATTGACAATTGTTATAAAATGGAAGGGGGTAAATTAATCGATGCTACAATTTGA